Sequence from the Candidatus Pantoea soli genome:
GACACGGGCGGCAGCAGCAAGGCCTGTGCGCCTGCGGCCTGCGCATCTTCAGCCAGACGCAGCACTTTATCGGTGCTGACCGCCCCCACGCAGACCATGATCGGGATCTCCCCCGCATGTGCTTTTGCCACCTCCGCAATATGCCTGCGTTGCTTTCGGGTGAAATAGGCATAGCAGCCGGTGGAACCCAGCACGCCAATGGAGTCGGCCCCGGCTGCGGTGATGCGCGCCAGAAGGCGGATGAAACCGCGTTCATCAAAACCCGCTGCGGAAACAGGCGTCAGTGGAAAGGCGCTCAGACCGGTAAACATCGCTTACTCCTGAATAACAGATTAACGGGAAGGACGCCGCGCACGCTGTCAGAGCCGGCCGCGGTCGGGATGAATGCCTGATCAAGCCATACCCATCCGCAACCGGCAAGGTACAGACAGGCGTTTTATTTTGCATACAGAGGTTATGCGCACTGTCCTTCAACGCTTCTCGTCACGAGCTGAAGCAGAGGATGCCAGGATGCGAAAAAACTGCGCTGCCGCACCTTTCATGATGCCGGTTACACCGGCAGAAACTGATAGGTAAGCAGGCGAACCCTTCCCGCTTTTTCCGCCGTTCTGATGGAGGGGATATTCTCCGGCAGGATAGTGCCAGCCAGTAATACCGGCTGCCGCGATCGCTGCAGAAAGTCATGATAAAGCAGGCGCTGTGCCTGAGAAGCAAGTGAACGTCCCTGAAAAGCGGGCGCAATGACTTCTTCGCGGATGCAATAGCCGTTTAAAAAAGCGAGCGTGCTTTTTTCACAGAGAATAAATCCTGCCCTCTCCCGTTCAGCCAGTACGATATAGACATTGCCCGCAGCGATATGCTGTTCCAGCTCGCTCTCAGAAGTCGCCTTTAACCTATCGGCTAAGCCGGAAAGCGTCCGGGCAGGGTGATAAGCCTGTGCCATGGTATGACAACACCATGCATATTCAGTCTGAAAAGCCGGACGGATAGTGACTGAGCTTGTCTCCGGCAATGGCATCAGGTCGGAACCGGCTGCGCCGTAAATATACTGATCAACCTTGCCGGGTAATAACCTATTTTCCGGCGTTAAGACACGAACAGACTGCGGTTTCATCTCTGCCCATTCCTGGCTGATGATGCCTGCGATTTCCCGATCGGGTTCAGCATCAAACGCCACCAGATCAATAAAAGGATAACGAATATCCCCGCCGCGATAACGCGGCCCGGTCAGAAAGTGTTTTCCATTAATGATGAGATGACGCTGCAAAAAATAGTTCTGCGGCAGCCCCAGCTCCCGCCATGGGAAGTGAGCGGAGAACGCTGGATCGGCGCATCTGCTGCGCTGCTGCACGACCCAGACTTCCAGCGCAGATCGCAGGTACGCTTTGGGCAGCGGCAGCGTCTCATAATACGTCAGTAAACCGGCTGTCAGCGTATCCATGGTCTGTCACCCTGTCATCTTGTTGTCTGCTGCAAACAGAAGCCCGCGGAACCTTTAGTAGCGCAGACCCTGCGTTTCCTTCAGCGGCTGGTCAGCCAGTCATGGCGGGTAATGCGGAACATCAGGCTCGGCGCGAAACCGGGTAAGTCGTCGACTTTCTTCAGAAAGGTCAGGCCAGCTTTCTCCAGCACGCGGCGTGAAGCAACATGATTTTCGCGCACCACGCCAACAATCTCATCCAGCCCAATGTCATCAAAACCAAAGCGGATGGCGCGCCGGGAAAGTTCGGTGGCATAGCCTTTTCCCCATGCGGCAGGGTCAAACCGATAGCCAAGGTTATTTGTCAGCTGCCCGTCAAAATGGCTGGCAAAAATACCGCCGAAACCAATCACCGTATCCGGGTTCTCCTTTTCATATATTGTCCAGTCACCAAAGCCGTGAATATCATAACTTTGCTGCGCGCGCGTCAGTGCATCCCGTGCATAGCCGATATCCGGATAGGGCCCGCGCGGATTAAACTGATGAGTCACAGGGTTGCCAAATATGCGAAAAAGATCCTGTACATCTTCCGCGGTTTTATAGCGATAAAGTAACCGTTCTGATTCCCACATCGGGTAAGCAGGTTGCGTCATGGCGATCGTTATCCCGGCATTATATGTGCTGACAATATAGTTAAAGCACAGCGCGAACACATCTTTTTCGCTCGCCGGTTCTGCCTGAACAGCCATGCTGTCGCAACCTGTGGCCTGACCAGGGACGTTTCTGTACAGGTAACCCGCCGCAGCCGCAGGCATCAGCGCCGCAAGCGTTCGGCAACAGCGTCGGCTGACAGATAAACTCTCCATGTTGCAGAGGCAAGTGCTGGCGTGGCTGATGCAGAAAGCCCCTGCAGCCGAAAACCGACCTGGGCAATACAACGACTTTTCCAGCACTTTTTCAGAACTCAGCGCATCGTGAAGCGCTGATGTTATGCGATGCAAGAAAATAAATTGAAAAGCCTGTCAAGTTGGTCCCTGCCCTGACGATA
This genomic interval carries:
- a CDS encoding GNAT family N-acetyltransferase encodes the protein MDTLTAGLLTYYETLPLPKAYLRSALEVWVVQQRSRCADPAFSAHFPWRELGLPQNYFLQRHLIINGKHFLTGPRYRGGDIRYPFIDLVAFDAEPDREIAGIISQEWAEMKPQSVRVLTPENRLLPGKVDQYIYGAAGSDLMPLPETSSVTIRPAFQTEYAWCCHTMAQAYHPARTLSGLADRLKATSESELEQHIAAGNVYIVLAERERAGFILCEKSTLAFLNGYCIREEVIAPAFQGRSLASQAQRLLYHDFLQRSRQPVLLAGTILPENIPSIRTAEKAGRVRLLTYQFLPV
- a CDS encoding GNAT family N-acetyltransferase encodes the protein MWESERLLYRYKTAEDVQDLFRIFGNPVTHQFNPRGPYPDIGYARDALTRAQQSYDIHGFGDWTIYEKENPDTVIGFGGIFASHFDGQLTNNLGYRFDPAAWGKGYATELSRRAIRFGFDDIGLDEIVGVVRENHVASRRVLEKAGLTFLKKVDDLPGFAPSLMFRITRHDWLTSR